A single genomic interval of Aphidius gifuensis isolate YNYX2018 linkage group LG6, ASM1490517v1, whole genome shotgun sequence harbors:
- the LOC122859657 gene encoding uncharacterized protein LOC122859657 — MNQFSSVIFFLLIIKVSCIVGLYDEKWIKVLLQNNPENVRGCDITIGDNERTYIAYDKSIDLKIDDWIKFDGDQDNSCSFKVFINRKKDFVDDKVLNKKWTIREWYLPAECKNKEPYEMGCERKYRDYTVYIKPKEYPEKLHIIIIENAKSQFDQLEIPVANQNCEKHNPPDIV; from the exons ATGAATCAATTTTCaagtgttatattttttttattaataattaaagtaagCTGTATTGTtg gaCTGTATGATGAAAAATGGATAAAAGTACTTCTTCAAAATAATCCTGAAAATGTGAGGGGTTGTGATATTACAATTGGAGACAATGAAAGAACATATATTGCTTATGACAAGtcaattgatttgaaaattgaCGACTGGATTAAATTTGATGGTGATCAAGATAATAGCTGCTCATTTAAAGTATTTATTAATCGCAAAAAagattttgttgatgataaagttttaaataaaaaatggacaATCCGAGAATGGTATTTACCTGCAGAGTGTAAAAATAAGGAACCTTATGAAATGGGGTGTGAAAGAAAATATAGAGATTATACTGTTTATATAAAACCAAAAGAATACCCAGAAAAATTGCacat tataattattgaaaatgcaAAAAGTCAATTTGATCAACTTGAAATACCAGTTGCTAATCAAAATTGTGAAAAACATAATCCCCCTGATATTGTGTAa